The region ATGGCCGACCCGTCAATCCCTTTTAGAGACCTTACAAGTTTGGAAACAAAATTGACATCCATTAGGAATATTATCGATAAACTGGACGTTTCTAAAAGCTTCAGGTATCAAAAAGATGAGGCGGATACCTATTGTAATATTTATACTTTTGATTATTGTTTTTTTGCCAGAGCTTATATTCCAAGGCTAAGATGGACCGATAAGGCAATCGAAGAACTAGAAAAAGGAAATGAGGTAAGAGTGGCTTTTGACGATACGGTGAGGCCTTTTTACTCGAACTATATCTATGACTGGTTTGTAAAATCAGCTAGTGATTTTGGATGGAAAAAAATAGATAATGTTGATGCGCTTCAAAAGATGGTAAACACCAATGGCGGAGTAGGAATCATCTGCGCTAAACGATTCATTTTGAATAAATCAGGGCATGTTGTAGTGGTAGTTCCAGAAACGGATACCGAAAAAGCGTATAGAGTTGACGGAAAAGTTGTTTATCCGTTGCAGTCTCAAGCGGGAATGAATAATTATAATTATTTTTCCGAAATAAGAAAGGATTGGTGGAACAATAAAGATCCGGAAAAAGGCTATTCCTCAGCCATCTTTTATTATCATGATTAGATAAAAATGAAAAAGACTTCTTTAGGATTGTTTGTCTGCAAGAAGTCTTTTTTTATAAGATATTTTAAAAAGCTTAATCAGGTTTATACTACTACCGCACTTTTTTTAATCAGCAAGGAACTACAAAAACCACTTTCGTAATAGGTAGCATGTAAATTCGCGTATATTTGATTGTAGATTGCTATAGGGTCATTCGATTCTATTTTAATAGCCAAAATGTTTTCTAAAAGTGCAATAAGACCTGATGGTACGCAGGTTTCTTTGCCCTTTATAATAGATTCATAAACAAAGTTATTCCATTCTAAATCACAAATCGGGTTTTCAATTTCATTTAATATGGCATGATCCATAATGAAAACAAGAAAATTCAAAACCTCCTGTAGGTATTTTTCGTCAAAATAATCAAACATTCGGAACTCAATACCATGATTTTTGTGCTTGTGGAAATTTACATCAAGTCCAATTTTTTCAATTCTTTCGTAATCTGATATTTCAGAATAACGATTCACCCACCATAATGGATTTTCATGCATTGGATGCTCATCAAAATTCATCTGGACAATTTTTCCGGTTTTCATCACATTGGTGTCGTAAGTACCAATCCCGATGTATCTTGACATGGCACATCGTTGCGATGCTTTGGTTAGATTGACATTATCGTCATGATGGGATAAGTAATCAGAAGAGCCAAATTTGATCATAAACAACGGACTTAACCATTGAAACAAGCGTATAGTTCGCTGATGTTTTTTTATAAAATCTATTTTGTCTTTAATTTCACCTTCCTTGTTCAACTCTGTCGGAATGGTTAAATTAAAATGATAAGTCATGTTATTGAAAACAGAATAATTGTCATTATTGGAAACAAATATGGCAAAAGGATGGTTTTCTGAACAAATTTTGATATTGCCAAACTCCGGAAATATATTTTCTTTTTCCATTCCGCGCTGCAAGTTTGTTGAAAACTCTTGCTTAATGTTTGCTAGCTCTGCAATTACAGAATCTACATCTTTTTTATAGAAATCTTGAGTAACAAATTCAATAGTATCGCCATCAAAAATGAATTTTTTTTGAAGTTCATCTACGAAATAACTATTGTTTTTTTGTAATTTATCGAATATA is a window of Flavobacterium acetivorans DNA encoding:
- a CDS encoding SH3 domain-containing protein, giving the protein MKYRVATASLNLRDFPATDNNSRILTKIPFRHTVKLIDKTTTDWWKVKLLNTEKEGFVFSKDIEIVDETTEKKSDIEVPNFEPGVKGSLDNKEETYRPMADPSIPFRDLTSLETKLTSIRNIIDKLDVSKSFRYQKDEADTYCNIYTFDYCFFARAYIPRLRWTDKAIEELEKGNEVRVAFDDTVRPFYSNYIYDWFVKSASDFGWKKIDNVDALQKMVNTNGGVGIICAKRFILNKSGHVVVVVPETDTEKAYRVDGKVVYPLQSQAGMNNYNYFSEIRKDWWNNKDPEKGYSSAIFYYHD